The sequence CCGCTCCTGGTTCGGGCCCTTCGTCGAGCGGCTGCTGGCGGGCGACCGGGACACCCTCCGGCTGCTGGGCCGCAACCCGTTCCCCGAGGGGCCGCCCCGCCAGGTGCGCGCCCGGGTGTTCCGCTACCGGTTCACCGGCCTGCGGGAGCTGCGGGCCACCGGATGCTGGTGGCACCGCACCCACGTCCGGGAATTCCTGCGGCCCGTCTCCCGGCCGCTGCCGCCGGAGCGGAAGGGCGGGGGACGGGCCGCGGGACGGGCTGATCGGCGGCCCGCGGCTCAGTCGCCGCGGGCCGCCGGGCGGGCCTCAGTCGATGCCGGGCAGGATGTGCGGCTCGGCGAGGTCGTCCTCGTATCCGGCGAGCCGGATGGGGGCGGACCTGGCCCAGACCTCGATGTTCCGCAGCTTCTCCGGGCGGCCGGGCCGCCCGGAGGTGCGTTCGGCGGGGCGCATTTCGCGTTCGGTAAGTTCCGGTGTCGTCACCGCGCACTCCTCTGTGTCGCGTCACCCAGGGCGTCGCCGACGCTCCGGCACCGATGCCGGAGCGCGACCGCCCCGAGTGGGGCAGGGATGGTGTTGTTCGGTCGCGGTGGCGCCGGTTCGGGGCGGGACAGCGACCGGGTTTCCGACCGTGTCCCAGGACGGTCGGGGAACCTTCGTGGGCCCCTCGATGACGTCCGTTCGCCTCAGCGTAACCAAATGAGCGCCGCCGCGCTCGATAGAACGTGTGCAGTAGGTCACTTTCGGCCATCGGGTACAGCGAAAACCCGGCCCAGGAATCATCCTGGGCCGGGTTTTCGGCTGCCGCGCGGAGACCGTCCGTCCGGTTGGGCCGTTGGGGTTGCCGGGCCGGTGGGGCCGGCCGGACCGCCGGGGTTGCCGGATCGACCGGCCCGTCGGGCCTGCTGGACTACCAGTTCGCCGGGGCGTAGTCCTTGAGGAAGCAGCCGTAGAGGGGCTCGCCGCCCTCACCGCGCACGATCGGGTCGTAGACCCGGGCAGCGCCGTCGACCAGGTCGAGCGGGGCGTGGAAGCCCTCCTCGGCGAGGCGCATCTTGTCCGGGTGCGGTCGCTCGTCGGTGATCCAGCCGGTGTCCACGGCGGTCATCAGGATGCCGTCCTTCTCGAACATCTCCTGCGCGCTGGTGCGCGTCAGCATGTTGAGCGCGGCCTTGGCCATGTTGGTGTGCGGGTGGCCCGCACCCTTGTAGCCACGGCTGAAGACGCCCTCCATCGCCGAGACGTTGACGACGTACGCGTGCTTCGCGGCGGTCGCCGCCATCGCCGGGCGCAGCCGGCTGATGAGGATGAACGGCGCGGTGGAGTTGCAGAGCTGGACTTCGAGGAGCTCGATCGGCTCGACCTCGTCGACCGTCTGGATCCAGCTGTTGGTGTCGTGCAGGTCGGGGACGAGGCCGCCCGCGTCGATCGCGGTGCCAGCGGCGATCCGGGCCGGCGACGCGGAGCCGGTGACCAGGGCGAGGCCGGTGACCTCCTGGGCGCTCAGGCCTTCCTTGCGCGCGCCGGGCAGGGCGGCGACCCGGTCGACCGAACCGCTGTTGAAGGTGCCGATGACCTCGGCGGCGGGCAGCTCGCCCGCGGGCAGCGGCGCCGACTCCGCGCCGACCAGTTCGCTGTAGGCCCCCGGAGAGCGGCGCACGGTCTGGGCGGCGTTGTTGATCAGGATGTCCAGCGGGCCCTCGGCGGCGACGGAGTCGGCCAGCGCGACGACCTGCGCCGGGTCGCGGAGGTCGATGCCGACGATCTTCAGCCGGTGGATCCACTCGCCGCTGTCCTCCATCGCCTTGAAGCGGCGGATCGCGTCGTTGGGGAAGCGGGTGGTGATCGTGGTGTGCGCGCCGTCGCGCAGCAGCCGCAGCGCGATGTACATGCCGATCTTCGCCCGGCCGCCGGTGAGCAGCGCCCGGCGTCCGGTCAGGTCCGTACGGGCGTCGCGGCGGGCACGGTTCTCCTGGGCGCAGGACTGGCACAGCTGGTGGTAGAACGCGTCGACCTCGACGTAGCGCGTCTTGCAGATGTAGCAGGACCTGGGGCGCTGGAGGATGCCCGCGATCTCGGCCTTGGCCGAGGAGGAGGGCAGCACGCCCTGCGTCTCGTCGTCGATGCGGTCGGCCGAGCCGGTCGCCGTGGCCTCGGTGACGGCCCGGTCGTGGGCGGTCTTCGCGGCGCGGCGCTCCTGACGGCGACGCTGCTTCACGGTGCGGTAGATCCCGGCGGTGGCGCGGCGGACGCGGATGGCGTCCGGGTGGTCCACCTCGATCCTGTCGAGCTCGTCGAGCACGCTCAGGCAGACGGCCAGCCGCTCCGGATCGATTCCGGGACCGAACTCCTCGATTCCGGGAGCGAACTCCGGGCTGTCCTCTGTCACCGTCATTGCCGTTCCTCTGTCATCTTCTCGCCGCGGGCCGTGGATCACCGCAGGCCGAAACACCCCGCTCAAGTTTGCCATGCGCGGGCCACTGCTCCGTTCGAGCGGCGTGCGAGGGGCCCG is a genomic window of Streptomyces sp. YPW6 containing:
- a CDS encoding SDR family NAD(P)-dependent oxidoreductase — protein: MTVTEDSPEFAPGIEEFGPGIDPERLAVCLSVLDELDRIEVDHPDAIRVRRATAGIYRTVKQRRRQERRAAKTAHDRAVTEATATGSADRIDDETQGVLPSSSAKAEIAGILQRPRSCYICKTRYVEVDAFYHQLCQSCAQENRARRDARTDLTGRRALLTGGRAKIGMYIALRLLRDGAHTTITTRFPNDAIRRFKAMEDSGEWIHRLKIVGIDLRDPAQVVALADSVAAEGPLDILINNAAQTVRRSPGAYSELVGAESAPLPAGELPAAEVIGTFNSGSVDRVAALPGARKEGLSAQEVTGLALVTGSASPARIAAGTAIDAGGLVPDLHDTNSWIQTVDEVEPIELLEVQLCNSTAPFILISRLRPAMAATAAKHAYVVNVSAMEGVFSRGYKGAGHPHTNMAKAALNMLTRTSAQEMFEKDGILMTAVDTGWITDERPHPDKMRLAEEGFHAPLDLVDGAARVYDPIVRGEGGEPLYGCFLKDYAPANW